A window of Maioricimonas rarisocia genomic DNA:
ACATCGAAGCGGGGGCGATCTCGGGATGCGGCTCGGGCCCGAACGCCTCGATCGTCTTCGGAGCGTCCAGCTTCAGCGCCCAGAACGGCAGGTCGTTCCAGTGGCTTCCCAGATCGGACATCGTTCCGTTGCCGAAATCCCACCAGCGGTACCACTTCGGCCCGGGGAAGTAGACCTCGTGATACGGCCGGTACGGTGCCGGTCCGATCCACAGGTCCCAGTCGAGATGGTCCGGCGGCGTCATCGCCTCTTTCGGCCGATCGGTCACGTGGACAATGTCCCGATTCTTCTCGGCCTCTTCTTTGCTCTGCAGTCCCCAGGCACGCGAAACCCAGACGTGTGCTTCGCGGACCGGTCCGATCGCGCCGCTCTGGATCAGTTCGACGACCCGTCGGTAGTTCGGCATGCCGTGGATCTGTGTTCCCATCTGTGTGGCCACGCCGGCCGCGGCGGCAGCCTCCATGACGCGCCTGCTTTCGTGGACGTTGTGCGTCAGCGGCTTCTCGCAGTAGACGTGCTTGCCGAGCTGCAGGGCCGGCATCGTCGCATAGGCGTGCGTGTGCTCGGTCGTGCTGACGACGACTGCGTCGATGTCGTCCGTCTTTTCAAACAGCTTGCGGAAGTCGACGTACTTGCGGGCCTTCGGGAACATCGATGCGGCACGGTCGAGATTCGCGCCGTTGACGTCGCACAGCGCCACGACGTTGACGTCCACATGTCCCTGCGACGTCATTGTCTTCAGGTTGCGGCCGCCCCGCCCACCGGCGCCGATGAACGCCAGATTGACCGTTTCGCTCGGAGCGGCCGCCGGCAGGAGTGCCGGTGCGGCAAGCACAGCTCCGGCGGCAGTAGCCGATTGGGCAAGGAAACCGCGACGGGTGAGGCGATCGTGGCGTGGCATGGCCGGCTCCTGGAAAGCTCGTGACGTTTCTGCGAACGGATCAATGAACGTCAGTGTGAATCGCAGACACTCCGACCGCAACCGTACTCGCTGCCCCACGGGCGTGGTATAACAGGATCTTCACGATCTGGTTGACCAGCTGCGGGCCTCATTCCGGGCAGGAGTCGACGTGATGCCACTTCTTTCGCGCGCGGGGACATTCACGGCCGTGATGCTGGCTCTGACGCTCATTCCATGTGCGTTGCCGGCTTCCGAGACGTCACAACTGTTCGAGCAGCGGATCCTTCCCATCGCGAAGGCGAAGTCCGGCTCCAGCTGTACCGAGTGTCACTTCTCCGGCGTCGAACTGAGCGACTATGTCCGCGAGAGTGAAGCAGAAACGTTTGCCGCACTGCGGAATGCGGGACTGATCGACGTTGAGCAGCCGGATCAGTCAAAGATCCTCGAATTCATCGCACGCAAGCCGGACAAGCCGAATCCACTTATCGAGAAGGTGCGACAGCGGGAACTGACCGCCTTCCGGGACTGGATCAAAGCATCCGCCGGAAATGCCGAACTGCTGCAGGCAAAGACGACCGAGCGGATCGGTACCGAGCTTCCGCCGGAGGTCATCCGGCACGCCCGCCGCGATCGTGTCCTGGGTTCCTTCGTCGATAACATCTGGTCCGAGATGGCCCGCTGCGTCAGTTGCCATTCGCCCGAGAAGAACCGCCGCCTGATCGAGAGGCATGGCGAAGATGCCGTCGACGCGATTTCCTGGGTCGTGCCGCACGACCCGGCCGCCACTCTTCAGCGTCTCGTCGACGACGCCAACATCGATCTCGATGCGCCGGAAATGAGTCCCCTGCTCCGCAAACCGGCCGGTCTGGACGAGCATGGCGGCGGTCCGAAGTTCGTCGTGGGTGGGCCGACGTGGGACAATTACCTGACATTTCTGAGGGATTACGCGGCGATCCGCAGCGGGAAGTACCGGTCCGCTCAGGACCTCCCGCCAGCACCGGACGCTCTCGTTCTGCCGACCCACCAGCATCTGCGGATGACAGACATTCCCGAGCGGCTGACCGACTCGATCCTCAAGGTGGACCTGTACCGCTGGCGGGAAGATGCCCGCAGCTGGTCGAAGCAGCCTGTCGGCACGGCCGTGAACCGTGTCGCGAAGAAGCGGTTGATGTGGCAGAGCGTGGTGAGCGCAGTGGTTCCCACCGACTCGCCGCACCTCTCCGCGCAGCGGCGAGACCCGCATCTGCCGGGCGGGCGATACCGCGCGGTCATTTCCACCGTACCGGTCTCGGAGCTGTCGCCGGAGACGCCCCCAGACTGGCAGGAAGAGGCGACGCTGGAATTTCACGGCAAATGGCCCGCCGGTTACCAGCCTCCGAAGGTCGTCCACTTTCCGGCCGAGACGGACTGAGACGCAGGGCTGGGCTCTCAGCGGTCCCGCAGATTCTCCGCCGAAAATGCCCCGGGGAGGAGGTCCCGCACCGTGTACTCCACAATGTCCCTGCGCCTGTTAAGGCAGACTACGCGAGCATCAGGGGCGAATTCAAGAAGTACCTGCCGACATGCACCGCACGGCGGCGTCGGCAACTCGGTTTCCGTCACGACCGCGACCGCTGTGAACCGTCTCTCTCCCTGCGCAACCGCCTGGAACAGGCTGGCGCGTTCGGCGCAGATCGTCAGCCCGTACGATGCGTTCTCGACGTTGCAGCCGCTGTAGATCTGGCCCGACTCAGTCAGAACGGCTGCACCAACGGCGAAACCGCTGTACGGGCAGTATGCGTTTTCGCGGGCCTGCCAGGCCGCGGCGATGAGCTTCTCGATGCCGGAGTCGGTCACGGTAATCACCAGCTTCGCAGATAGTTGAACAAACAGAGCCGCGATGGTCAGAGAACGGAACAATCCGTTCGCTCACACTCGCGGCTCCGTGAGGGGCGTCTACCATTCACTCGTCCGTCACGCACCCTTCGCTCGCGCTCTTCACGTTCTTGATGTACTTGTAGAGAGTGCCGCGGGTGAACTTGTACGGCGGGGCCTGCCAGGCTTCTTTGCGCCCGGCGAGTACCTCGTCGCTGACATCGACGTTGATCTCGTTCGCCTCGGCATCAATCGTGATCGTGTCGCCGTCCTGC
This region includes:
- a CDS encoding Gfo/Idh/MocA family protein; this encodes MPRHDRLTRRGFLAQSATAAGAVLAAPALLPAAAPSETVNLAFIGAGGRGGRNLKTMTSQGHVDVNVVALCDVNGANLDRAASMFPKARKYVDFRKLFEKTDDIDAVVVSTTEHTHAYATMPALQLGKHVYCEKPLTHNVHESRRVMEAAAAAGVATQMGTQIHGMPNYRRVVELIQSGAIGPVREAHVWVSRAWGLQSKEEAEKNRDIVHVTDRPKEAMTPPDHLDWDLWIGPAPYRPYHEVYFPGPKWYRWWDFGNGTMSDLGSHWNDLPFWALKLDAPKTIEAFGPEPHPEIAPASMSAVYEYGPRGEMPACTLTWYQGDHKPKIWQEGGIPQWGNGVLFVGDKGMLLSDYGKHVLLPEKEFADYERPEPFIPDSPGQHEEWLIACKTGAETGSPFSYAGPLTEANHLGNVAFRAGRKLQWDAKSMRATNCPEADQYLGREPRKGWSLG
- a CDS encoding cytidine deaminase, which codes for MTDSGIEKLIAAAWQARENAYCPYSGFAVGAAVLTESGQIYSGCNVENASYGLTICAERASLFQAVAQGERRFTAVAVVTETELPTPPCGACRQVLLEFAPDARVVCLNRRRDIVEYTVRDLLPGAFSAENLRDR